The Candidatus Dormiibacterota bacterium region AAACGATGTTCGCGCGGCGCGCGCGTCACCGCAAGGAGAATCTTGACCAGCCGCTGCTCTTCTTCAACCGGGCGCGAAAGCTTGCCCTCGCGCGCGACGCTGATCGCACCGGTCTCCTCGGATACGATGATGACCACCGCGTCGGTTTGCTCGGTGAGGCCGAGGGCGGCGCGATGCCGCGTTCCAACCCGCCGCTCCGCCAGCGACTGCTCGGCCAGCGGCAAGAAACACCCGGCAGCCTCGAGGATGTTATCGCGAACGATCATCGCGCCATCGTGCAACGGCGAGCGCGGCATAAAGATCGCCAAGATTAATTCGGCGGAGATCTGCGCATCGAGAATCGTGCCGCTCTCGATGAACTCCTTGAGACCGCTTTGCTGTTCGAGGACGATGAGCGCACCGAGTTTGTTGCGCGAGAGCAGAAACGCCGCCCGCGCGAGGATGGCGATCGACTTGTCCTCGGGCCGCGTCCACGCGCTCTTCTCATCGTTGAGGCGGAAGAATCCGCCCCGGCCGATCTGTTCCAGCGCGCGGCGCAACTCGGGCTGGAACACGATGGGTAGGGTGACCGCGGCGCCGACGACCAACAGTCGCAAAATCGTTTCCAGCAAATAGAGATGCAAAAGGCTGGCAACGCCGAGCAGCCCGACCAGCACGAAGACGCCGGTGAGAATCTGCACCGCCCGGGTTCCGCGAATCAGGAGCAGCACGTAATACACCAGCACGCTGGTGGCCAGAATATCGAGCACGTCGGTGATGCCGATGTAGCTAAACAGCGTGTTAATCCAAGACACCCGACCGCTCCAACTGAAACTCCAAAAGCCGATCGGCCCGCAGATCCGGCGCGCGCAGGCCCTCGGCCGCGATCCGCGCGAGCAACGC contains the following coding sequences:
- the cdaA gene encoding diadenylate cyclase CdaA; this translates as MSWINTLFSYIGITDVLDILATSVLVYYVLLLIRGTRAVQILTGVFVLVGLLGVASLLHLYLLETILRLLVVGAAVTLPIVFQPELRRALEQIGRGGFFRLNDEKSAWTRPEDKSIAILARAAFLLSRNKLGALIVLEQQSGLKEFIESGTILDAQISAELILAIFMPRSPLHDGAMIVRDNILEAAGCFLPLAEQSLAERRVGTRHRAALGLTEQTDAVVIIVSEETGAISVAREGKLSRPVEEEQRLVKILLAVTRAPREHRLTRDVVTHLRARLTRRGQEEQLADHPQELRS